From a region of the Danio aesculapii chromosome 4, fDanAes4.1, whole genome shotgun sequence genome:
- the si:ch211-214j24.14 gene encoding uncharacterized protein si:ch211-214j24.14: MDPDLRSLETSEMFLLQEDHSENHSSTSDIINLEAEPHERVESDEEDLQCSVLSIDKELAEIEAHVSSPSESDLRPPHAVELLMCVEEPIVQEIESETAAEPVFTHTPLLSEPLDFTLASVPIPEIISQVLDHLPQSDESFISESDALSVSRDNTASPAEEVTSKPDSISTSAFELPVLLVGGAALVAVVGVLMYTLSRK, from the coding sequence ATGGATCCCGATCTCAGAAGTCTGGAAACCAGTGAGATGTTTCTACTACAAGAGGACCACAGTGAAAACCACTCCTCCACCTCTGACATAATCAATTTGGAGGCGGAGCCTCATGAAAGGGTGGAGTCAGATGAGGAAGACCTCCAGTGCAGTGTTTTGAGCATTGATAAGGAGCTGGCGGAGATTGAAGCACATGTTTCTTCTCCATCTGAATCAGATCTCAGGCCTCCACATGCGGTGGAGCTTTTAATGTGTGTGGAGGAGCCAATAGTGCAGGAAATTGAGTCGGAAACAGCTGCTGAGCCAGTCTTTACGCACACGCCTCTTCTGTCGGAGCCTTTAGATTTTACACTGGCTTCAGTTCCCATTCCTGAAATCATCTCACAGGTTTTAGATCATCTCCCACAGTCTGATGAATCATTTATCTCTGAATCTGATGCTCTGAGCGTGTCTCGCGATAACACAGCGTCTCCCGCAGAAGAGGTCACATCCAAGCCAGACTCCATTTCCACCTCAGCTTTTGAACTTCCTGTGCTGCTGGTTGGTGGCGCTGCCCTGGTGGCGGTGGTTGGAGTGCTCATGTACACCTTGAGTAGAAAATAG
- the ccdc167 gene encoding coiled-coil domain-containing protein 167, translated as MTRTKTLKKEKISVASEIDRVEERKLQCKNSLERAEFRKRKQQLSDDDRLALEDEMTILNERVEKYEKDLQVLRGENRRNMMLSVALLAISALFYYTFIY; from the exons ATGACCAGAACAAAGACCctgaagaaagagaaaataagtgTGGCGAGTGAG attgacCGCGTAGAAGAGCGTAAGTTACAGTGTAAAAACAGCCTGGAGAGGGCAGAGTTCAGAAAGAGGAAGCAGCAGCTCTCAGACGACGACAG GCTGGCTCTGGAAGATGAGATGACCATATTGAATGAACGAGTAGAGAAATACG AAAAGGATCTGCAGGTGCTGAGAGGAGAAAACCGGAGGAACATGATGCTGTCCGTCGCTCTGCTAGCCATCAGCGCTCTTTTCTACTACACATTTATATATTGA